In the genome of Bubalus kerabau isolate K-KA32 ecotype Philippines breed swamp buffalo chromosome 8, PCC_UOA_SB_1v2, whole genome shotgun sequence, one region contains:
- the LOC129659361 gene encoding 40S ribosomal protein S12-like, which produces MAEEGIAAGGVMDVNTALQEVLKTALIHDGLARGIREAAKALDKRQAHLCVLASNCDEPMYVKLVEALCAEHQINLIKVDDNKKLGEWVGLCKIDREGKPCKVVGCSCVVVKDYGKESQAKDVIEEYFKCKK; this is translated from the coding sequence ATGGCCGAGGAAGGCATTGCTGCTGGAGGTGTAATGGACGTTAATACTGCTCTGCAAGAGGTGCTGAAGACCGCCCTCATACACGATGGCTTAGCACGTGGAATTCGCGAAGCTGCGAAAGCTTTAGACAAGCGCCAAGCCCATCTGTGTGTGCTCGCATCCAACTGTGATGAGCCTATGTATGTCAAGTTGGTGGAGGCCCTTTGTGCTGAGCATCAAATCAACCTGATTAAGGTTGATGACAACAAGAAACTAGGGGAATGGGTAGGCCTCTGTAAAATTGACAGAGAGGGAAAACCTTGTAAAGTGGTTGGTTGCAGTTGTGTGGTGGTTAAGGACTATGGCAAAGAATCTCAGGCCAAGGATGTCATCGAGGAGTACTTCAAATGcaagaaatga